The nucleotide sequence ATCTACCCATTCTTAAGGCGTACCCGTAGCTCAATTGGATAGAGCATCTGACTACGGATCAGAAGGTTAGGGGTTCGACTCCCTTCGGGTATACCATTTTACCCCCTGCAAGGCACTAACTTGCAGGGGGTTGATTTTTTTAAGGACATGCGTTCCCTCTGTACTTTTTATGGTGAAGGAACAGCTTGTCTTCTAACGTAACGTCTAACGAGTCTATTGCAGGATGTGCGATGTTGATCTTGTGGCCAATCTATTTTTGAATGAGATGGCTCACTGCATGGATAACGCTTGACTCATGTTGCCGATGGTCTAGCATGCATCTCAGTTGTTTATGAATCCAATCGGAGAATGATTTTTATGATGAACGTTAGTGAACATGGGGATAAAAAAGTAGTGTCTATGCCGGAACGACTTGACGCAGGAACATCTCCTGACGTGGAAAAAGAGTTGCTGGCTTTTGTTGCGAACAGCAATTTTCTCATATGTGATTTTTCGGGCACAAGCTATATTTCCAGTGCCGGTCTCCGCGTTATGCTTTTGATGACAAAAAAGATGCGCAGTGTAAAAGGTGAGTTTGCCATTGCATCAATGCAGTCAACGGTTAGTGAAGTGTTTAAAATGGCTGGATTTGAAGGCATCATGAAGATTTATACGACGGTTCAGGATGCGTTAGATGCGTAAGCTTTAAGTGGTGCACGCAATGAATGTGAAAACAACAGACAAGCTGGGTGATGCATTGTTTTGTGAAGAACAAGTGCACTGCGGAGACCAGGCCGGAAGAGTCCATTTGGTGTTGAAGAATAAGGTGGACGAGCTACCCAGATTGGTTGCATGGCTTGATCAGTTGTCGGAAATATATGCTTTGCCGCCCGCGCTTGCAGTGCAGCTTAATTTAGTACTGGAGGAATGGCTGGTTAACATTATTTCATATGCCTATTCTGATCGGCAGGCACATGATATTCTGATCTCTTTTTGGCGTGACGAAGCATCGGTTTCACTAGAAATTCAGGATGATGGAAAAGCATATAATCCGCTGGAGCAGCATGTGGCAGACACGACTCTTCCTCTTGAATGCCGCAGCATTGGCGGGCTCGGAATACACTTTATACGAAAAATTATGACCACGTGCCAGTATACAAGGGATGGGTCTTTCAATATATTGACCATGAACAAGTTGATAAATGACATGACGGACATGTAGAAGAATACATTTTTTTGCACGTACTGCATGGAACGAGCATTCATACCACAAGGGAAAGAGGAGCTACTATGAAACGAAATAATCAGGGCGGGGTGCTGCTCATCGTTATTGTTCTCATTGCTGTGGCCGGAGCCGCATTCTATTTTTTTAGTGCACCATTTAAAACAAAGGTGAACGAGATA is from Spartobacteria bacterium and encodes:
- a CDS encoding anti-sigma factor antagonist, whose translation is MIFMMNVSEHGDKKVVSMPERLDAGTSPDVEKELLAFVANSNFLICDFSGTSYISSAGLRVMLLMTKKMRSVKGEFAIASMQSTVSEVFKMAGFEGIMKIYTTVQDALDA
- a CDS encoding ATP-binding protein gives rise to the protein MNVKTTDKLGDALFCEEQVHCGDQAGRVHLVLKNKVDELPRLVAWLDQLSEIYALPPALAVQLNLVLEEWLVNIISYAYSDRQAHDILISFWRDEASVSLEIQDDGKAYNPLEQHVADTTLPLECRSIGGLGIHFIRKIMTTCQYTRDGSFNILTMNKLINDMTDM